A segment of the Streptomyces diastaticus subsp. diastaticus genome:
GGTCCCGGACCCGCGCGTCGAGGGCGACCCGCCGCGCGTCCTGGGAGGCCCACGCGCTGCCCGCGTCCGCGCGGTTCCCGCCGTCGTCACGCACCACACCACCCCTTCCGCCTCGTCGGTCCCCGCGGTGCCGCGCGGGTGGGTCCCATCATGGCGGACGGGTCAACTCGGCGGGTCCGCAGATGGGTTGCTGCCCTTTGGGGTGGCGCCCCACCGTTCCGCGGCCCCGGCGGTTCGTACCGTTGTCGACGCGGTCGATGGTGCCCGTGACCGGGATGTGCTTCCCTGCACGCGCCACCGGACGTACGTTCTCCTTCCCGGGCCCGCCTCCCTGTCCGGCGGCACGGCCGGTGTCCGGGTCCGGGCCCGTACGGAGCAGGGAGGCGCCAAGCGATGAGCCGGACTTCTGATGACCGCCACGGCCGGTCGCGCGCCGGCCGCCGGGCCGCCGGGGCGGGCGTCGAGAGGGCCGCCGACGACCCGGCGGGCGGCCTGCGCGGGTACGCCCTGGACCTGCTGGTGGTCTTCGCGGTCCTGCTGCGGGAGCGGAACGTCACCCGGGCCGCCGAGCAGCACATGTCCCGGGCGGCGGTGAGCGCGGCCCTCGGACGGCTGCGAAAGCTCTTCGGTGACCCGCTCCCCGTCCGGCCGCCCGGCGGGGCGGCACCGCCGCGGGCACCGGGCCTCGCGGCCCCGGCCCGCGAGGGACTGGCCAGTCCGAAGACGGCCGTCGCCGGAGAGCCGGCGTTCGGCCCGGCGCGGGACGCGGCCGTCTTCCGGCCCGGCGTCTCCGACGGCCTGGAGGCGCTGCTGCCGCCGGGGCTGATCGCGACGGTGAGGGCGGCGAGCCCGGCCTCCTCGGCCTTCTGCCTCCCGGCCGGCCGGACGACCGACGCCGCCCTCCTCACCGCCGGCGAGGTCCAGATCGGCGTCGCCGCGTGCGCCGCCCGGGGCCCGGACATCCGCGGCCGCACCCTCGTCGCATCGGGGCACGCCTGCCTCTGGGACCCGGTGGCGGCCGGAGGCGCGGACCCCCTCACCCGTGCCGAGCACCTCGCGCCGCCGCACGTGACGATCTCGGCCGACGGCACGCGCGGCATCGTCGGCGACGTGCTGGACGCCGAGAACCTGACCCGGCGCCGGGTCGTCCCGACGGCCCACTTCGCCACGGCGCCGCTGCTGCCCGCCGGTACGGCGTCGGTGGCGACCCTGCCCCGGCACGCCGCCGAGGTCCTCGCCGGCCGCTTCGGCCTCCAGGTGTGCGCACGACCCGTACCACTCCCCCGGTTCACCGTCTCGGCGCTCTGGCACCAGGGCAGCGCCGCGGATCCCCGGGTCCGCTGGCTGGTGGAGCCCCGGTGCGGGCCGGCCCGCACGCTGATGCCGCCGCCCGGCGGCATCAGCTCCCCCGCGCCCCGTGACGGGGCGCCCGACAGGAACGGAGACCCCTCATGACCAGAATCGCCGTCGCCCAGCTCGGCTCGGTCGCCTTCGACGCCGCCGCCACCGTACGCAAGGCCGTCGCCGCGCTCGCCGAGGCCGCGGCCGAGGGCGCCGAGGTGATCGTCTTCCCGGAGGCGTTCCTCGGGACGTACCCGAAGGCGCTGTCGTTCGGGTCGCCGGTGGGGCGGCGCACCGAGGAGGGGCGGGACGAGTTCCTGCGCTCGTGGGAGGCCGCGGTCGAGCTGGACGGACCGGAGCTGGCGGCGCTCGCGGAGGCCGCGCGCGAGCAGAGGATCTTCGTGGTGATGGGGGTCATCGAGCGGGCCGGGCGCACGCTGTACTGCACGGCCGTCATGATCGACCAGCACGGCCGGCTCGCCGGGCACCACCGCAAGGTGATGCCGACCGGCGCCGAGCGGCTGATCTGGGGGTTCGGGGACGGCTCGACGCTGCCGGTGGTCGACTCGCCCGCGGGGGCGCTGGGCAGCGTCATCTGCTGGGAGAACTACATGCCGCTGCTGCGGGCGGCGATGTACGGACAGGGCGTCGAGATCTACTGCGCGCCGACCGCCGACGACCGCGAGACCTGGCTGCCGACCATGCGCCACATCGCACTGGAGGGCCGCTGCTGGGTGGTGACGGCCTGCCAGGTGATGCGCCGCCGCGACTACCCGGCCGGGTACGCCGCGCAGTTCGCCACCGAGCCGGGCGACGTGCTGATGCGCGGCGGTTCGGCGGTCGTCTCGCCGCGCGGTGAGGTGGTGGCGGGCCCGGTGTGGGACGAGGAGACGCTGCTGTACGCGGAGACCGACCGGGCGGAGATCGTCCGGCAGAGCCTCGACATGGACGTCACCGGTCACTACGCCCGCCCGGACATCTTCTCCCTGGCCGTCGACACCGCGCCCAAGCGCCCGGTCTCCTACGGCGCCGCCACCGGGCCCGCCACCGGCTGAGCCGGCCCGGGACCCGCCCGCCGCTCACTCGAATGGCGGGCCGCCCCGCCCCGTCGCAGACTGGGAGGGAAGCGCGCAGAAGGCCGCTTTCGCGACATCCGCGGGCGATCTGCCGCAAGGCGGGCCGACGGGTGGAGCGTGACCGCGCGAGCGCAGTGAGGACAGCCGTATGGCCGACAACGGTGCGGACCGCAACGGTCCCGTCAAGGGCAGGACCACCATTGCCGACTCGGTGGTGGCCACGATCGCCGGTATCGCGGCCCGGGAGACTTCCGGGGTGCACGCGATGGGCGGCGGCATGAAACGCGCGCTGGGGGCGGTGCGGGACAGGGTCTCCAGCGGCGACGACCCCACGCGGGGCGTCAAGGTCGAGGTGGGCGAGAAGCAGGCCGCCGTCGACCTCGACATCGTCGTCGAGTACGGGGAGTCGATCGCCGACGTGGCGCGCCAGATCCGGTCCGACGTCGCCCGGGCCATCCGGCAGATGACGGCGCTGGAGGTCGTGGAGGTCAACATCGCGGTGGACGACGTGCACATCGAGGGCGAGGACGACGACGAGGGCGAGG
Coding sequences within it:
- a CDS encoding Asp23/Gls24 family envelope stress response protein codes for the protein MADNGADRNGPVKGRTTIADSVVATIAGIAARETSGVHAMGGGMKRALGAVRDRVSSGDDPTRGVKVEVGEKQAAVDLDIVVEYGESIADVARQIRSDVARAIRQMTALEVVEVNIAVDDVHIEGEDDDEGEEQSPSRVQ
- a CDS encoding LysR substrate-binding domain-containing protein: MSRTSDDRHGRSRAGRRAAGAGVERAADDPAGGLRGYALDLLVVFAVLLRERNVTRAAEQHMSRAAVSAALGRLRKLFGDPLPVRPPGGAAPPRAPGLAAPAREGLASPKTAVAGEPAFGPARDAAVFRPGVSDGLEALLPPGLIATVRAASPASSAFCLPAGRTTDAALLTAGEVQIGVAACAARGPDIRGRTLVASGHACLWDPVAAGGADPLTRAEHLAPPHVTISADGTRGIVGDVLDAENLTRRRVVPTAHFATAPLLPAGTASVATLPRHAAEVLAGRFGLQVCARPVPLPRFTVSALWHQGSAADPRVRWLVEPRCGPARTLMPPPGGISSPAPRDGAPDRNGDPS
- a CDS encoding carbon-nitrogen hydrolase family protein; translated protein: MTRIAVAQLGSVAFDAAATVRKAVAALAEAAAEGAEVIVFPEAFLGTYPKALSFGSPVGRRTEEGRDEFLRSWEAAVELDGPELAALAEAAREQRIFVVMGVIERAGRTLYCTAVMIDQHGRLAGHHRKVMPTGAERLIWGFGDGSTLPVVDSPAGALGSVICWENYMPLLRAAMYGQGVEIYCAPTADDRETWLPTMRHIALEGRCWVVTACQVMRRRDYPAGYAAQFATEPGDVLMRGGSAVVSPRGEVVAGPVWDEETLLYAETDRAEIVRQSLDMDVTGHYARPDIFSLAVDTAPKRPVSYGAATGPATG